A genomic window from Leptospira broomii serovar Hurstbridge str. 5399 includes:
- a CDS encoding LA_1737 family protein, translated as MKFFLNFALKFCFILISSYLFFNSILEAQPKDFFDELTSERKPIYGSEKEEKYPVRAIIMKVESWQDHFSWDAFFAVSYTNYPQFKEYTVYPFYYYLKDKNSASYRSWSFPLYFSQKVDQGQIKESFNLSLLHYYSYEQNTNYKKETYRFPSFLPLAGAENHEFANGGRNSFRYMLPLLFFRNATESSSWTHFLIFHTGKDQDSDYGALLPLLYWGSGKSKSHLTLLPLFSYDSSKDGTEGMFLSPFYLQTWSENSLLGQPEKKEVTGIPLLLSFKVTAARNGEVVRSNWFTPIFFRGYAKESGTRTNFLYLSGWNTDPNDSLNGAYFFPFLFYEKNSYFTFFPVYFSGASRQGSYWNFLGIAGKGEYGSDKYLYAFPFFVTTESNNESYSLFGPVEFSKNGSSSSFRIYPFYYSGNSPGTSYWNVAGLFGKGEDASDRYAYAFPFFVKTSSPQTSYSLYGPVEFSSVDQNSSFRVYPLYYSGVSSTGSYWNFAGLFGAGKDGVNGYSYAFPFFLRTNSAQSSYDLYGPVEMSSTGPSSTFRIYPLYFSGSSPTGSYWNFAGLAGKGKDGSDTYSYLFPFFLNSDSGTGSYGLYGPVELESNGLEASFRIYPLFYSGKWQIGSYWNFAGIAGSWKEGDVSYSYLFPLFFRNRDAKGSYSLFGPLEIRDSERESSLRVYPIFFSGNSESGSYWNILGLGGRGFDGSGNQRYGYAFPLYYHNKNVFRVFIPFFFRFGYEENDYSSFGIFHYVKRSPELDRTWAVLYFSKEDRVAKESSQFFLPIYYFWDTPKSKASIFLPFYLKYEEEDKSLDLNIAGFSSSKSLSTLQGSSSASIGMTEKELYLDTDFAWFYNLVRVSYRESISKDSILWWKRKQENPLTESKNVPADPLNNKKLPVAPGSTQSPDASEDGLRKYKTLSRDTSKSFFGFSTLFGILSYERGDDRRHFRLLPLAWYSWSEETKDKVTIWLLPPIFKSKIGNQEYNVYFPFYARQDDAADFQEAWMIFGFQRGKKGDTKDYSVLWPFFRTYYSPNTWGFRIFPLVAHDSSPSSDRTISILYYSKKDISPRSEVSSFHSILLPLFHSRETKTSSASGNQEREGYQLFAPFYYRKYDSIEGGAGGNYSSKVLTLLSYYSLFSDISGGSDTSFLFPLYYYNRSKAPGESKDKMTKIDFLIPLGLYYRRNEDLSRFFFLGYYSSSDPGSTYTNVLGLFSSSSVKTQFATFSKTNLFPFYFSDTAESNESVRSNTLIPLLLSSSSYLQKDGSSSTFELLTPIYYRYRESDLSKKDAVRTDVVFPLALYFYKDSVETTRFVLGYYSSKTKDRSYWTLFGLVSSEISSSVTGRRESTSIFPFYFSEVEREKEAIVRNKTMVPILFRYDSKPDSYSLNILLLGNRTKSPSESSFALYPFYSDSESNIAGIKSRTIWGLPFYFERTEQTSGSWDSLSVSPIGIFSTTGKGGDVREEIATSFFLLPFPTLYTSTSEKETSAFWLGFYYNRFASAADAESKEFSFFKLISYNSYKSTNENSTGVSIFPLISFAGQESISEKGKRDSTKNYIFPLFYYNRESKPAGNSFHFNLAVLFDLARDPESGHSRFIFGPIYSITGSNSNSWGIFPLVIRNRRADSSFWFAFGSYSYVDKGMDRWGFAGILDVNRELALQRRNVNVFLGLFHGEYDANRTRWAVLGRLIAGYESGQDYSDANFLWLRLKRSGEESIANFLPAYYYHRDGNEVSTYVPPVLGYFSSGKNGRYDMVGLGLLYYRSESISTGEDAMIVGPGLYYYRARPERGYRSMGILALPGIGGLLWDWEYELQTDYSKYSILQILYSNTTNAGKNYSRIFGIRF; from the coding sequence ATGAAATTTTTTTTAAATTTTGCTCTTAAATTCTGTTTCATTCTTATTTCTTCCTATCTATTTTTCAATTCGATCCTGGAGGCGCAACCCAAGGATTTTTTCGACGAGTTGACTAGCGAGCGAAAACCGATTTACGGAAGTGAGAAGGAGGAAAAATATCCGGTTCGCGCGATCATCATGAAAGTGGAATCCTGGCAGGACCATTTTTCGTGGGACGCTTTCTTTGCCGTTAGCTATACCAATTATCCGCAGTTTAAAGAATATACGGTTTACCCGTTCTATTATTATCTCAAAGATAAGAATTCCGCGTCCTATCGATCTTGGTCCTTTCCCTTATACTTCAGTCAAAAAGTGGACCAGGGCCAAATTAAGGAGAGTTTTAACCTCTCTCTGCTCCATTATTACTCTTACGAACAAAACACGAATTATAAAAAGGAAACATACAGATTTCCTTCGTTTCTGCCTTTAGCTGGTGCGGAGAATCATGAGTTTGCGAATGGAGGGAGAAACTCCTTTCGATATATGCTTCCGCTTCTTTTCTTTAGAAATGCGACGGAGAGTTCGAGTTGGACTCACTTTCTGATTTTTCACACCGGGAAGGACCAAGATTCCGATTACGGAGCTTTGTTACCTTTATTATACTGGGGCTCGGGAAAATCGAAATCTCATTTAACTTTATTACCTCTATTTTCCTACGACTCCAGTAAGGACGGGACGGAAGGAATGTTTTTATCTCCGTTCTATTTACAAACTTGGTCGGAGAACTCCCTTCTCGGACAGCCGGAAAAGAAAGAAGTAACAGGAATTCCTTTATTATTATCGTTTAAAGTAACGGCCGCGCGAAACGGAGAAGTTGTCAGATCGAATTGGTTTACTCCTATTTTCTTTAGGGGTTACGCCAAAGAGTCGGGGACTCGAACGAATTTTCTATATCTGAGCGGCTGGAATACCGATCCAAACGATTCTCTAAACGGAGCCTATTTTTTCCCTTTTTTGTTTTACGAAAAAAATTCTTATTTTACCTTCTTTCCCGTTTATTTTTCGGGTGCGTCTCGCCAAGGATCGTATTGGAATTTTTTGGGAATCGCCGGAAAAGGGGAGTACGGTTCGGACAAATATTTATACGCGTTTCCTTTTTTTGTTACAACGGAATCGAATAACGAATCCTATTCCTTATTCGGTCCCGTGGAATTTTCCAAAAACGGATCTTCCTCCTCCTTCAGAATTTATCCGTTTTACTACTCGGGTAATTCTCCGGGGACCTCATATTGGAATGTTGCCGGCCTGTTCGGAAAAGGAGAAGACGCTTCGGATCGATACGCATATGCTTTTCCATTCTTCGTAAAGACTTCATCTCCGCAAACATCGTACAGTCTTTATGGACCTGTCGAATTTTCCTCGGTCGATCAGAATTCTTCGTTTAGAGTGTACCCTCTTTATTATTCAGGGGTTTCTTCCACGGGATCATATTGGAACTTCGCCGGTTTATTCGGAGCGGGAAAGGATGGCGTAAACGGTTACTCATACGCGTTTCCATTTTTTCTTCGGACAAACTCCGCGCAAAGTTCGTACGATCTTTACGGCCCTGTAGAAATGTCTAGTACGGGACCGAGTTCGACATTTAGAATCTATCCGCTATATTTTTCAGGATCTTCGCCTACAGGTTCCTACTGGAATTTTGCAGGATTAGCCGGAAAGGGAAAAGATGGGAGCGATACGTATTCTTATTTGTTCCCTTTCTTTCTAAATTCGGACTCTGGCACCGGGTCTTACGGTTTGTACGGCCCCGTCGAATTAGAAAGCAACGGTCTCGAAGCTTCCTTTCGGATTTACCCGCTTTTTTATTCGGGCAAATGGCAAATCGGTTCCTACTGGAATTTCGCCGGGATTGCCGGAAGCTGGAAGGAAGGGGACGTCTCTTACTCCTATCTTTTTCCGCTTTTTTTCAGAAATAGAGATGCAAAGGGTTCGTATTCATTATTCGGTCCATTGGAAATAAGAGATAGCGAGAGGGAATCTAGTTTGCGGGTTTACCCGATCTTCTTTTCCGGAAACTCCGAGTCTGGATCCTACTGGAATATTTTGGGTTTAGGCGGTAGAGGTTTTGACGGTTCCGGTAATCAAAGATACGGATATGCATTTCCTCTTTACTATCATAATAAAAACGTTTTTCGAGTTTTCATTCCTTTCTTCTTTAGATTCGGATACGAAGAAAACGATTACTCTTCGTTCGGCATTTTTCATTACGTAAAGCGATCGCCGGAGTTGGATCGAACCTGGGCCGTACTTTACTTTTCCAAGGAAGATCGTGTCGCAAAAGAAAGTTCCCAGTTTTTCTTACCCATTTACTATTTCTGGGATACTCCTAAGAGCAAGGCATCCATCTTTTTGCCTTTCTATTTGAAATACGAGGAAGAAGACAAGTCCCTCGATCTGAATATTGCGGGCTTTTCTTCCTCTAAATCTCTTAGTACATTGCAAGGATCCTCTTCGGCCTCGATCGGAATGACCGAGAAAGAATTGTATCTGGACACTGATTTTGCCTGGTTTTATAATTTGGTAAGAGTTTCGTATCGGGAATCCATTTCTAAAGATTCGATTTTGTGGTGGAAGCGAAAACAAGAAAATCCGCTCACCGAAAGCAAGAATGTTCCCGCCGATCCGCTGAACAACAAGAAACTCCCGGTAGCTCCAGGTTCGACTCAGAGTCCGGACGCGAGTGAAGACGGACTTAGAAAATACAAAACGCTTTCCCGCGATACATCCAAATCTTTTTTCGGATTCAGCACATTATTCGGGATTTTAAGTTATGAGAGAGGAGACGATCGAAGGCATTTCCGACTTTTACCTCTCGCTTGGTATTCTTGGTCGGAAGAGACCAAGGACAAGGTTACGATTTGGCTTTTACCGCCGATCTTCAAAAGTAAAATCGGGAACCAAGAATATAACGTCTATTTCCCGTTTTATGCTAGACAGGATGATGCCGCCGATTTTCAAGAAGCTTGGATGATTTTCGGGTTCCAAAGAGGTAAGAAAGGGGATACTAAGGATTACTCGGTGCTGTGGCCTTTTTTCCGAACCTACTATTCGCCGAATACTTGGGGGTTCCGGATATTTCCGCTGGTAGCCCACGATTCGTCTCCGAGTTCGGATAGAACCATAAGCATATTATATTATAGTAAAAAAGATATTTCTCCTCGGTCCGAAGTTTCAAGCTTTCATTCGATTCTTTTGCCTCTTTTTCATTCGAGAGAGACTAAGACGTCCTCCGCTTCGGGTAATCAGGAACGGGAAGGGTATCAACTTTTTGCCCCCTTCTATTATCGTAAGTACGATTCGATTGAAGGAGGGGCCGGGGGAAATTATTCTTCTAAGGTTCTGACTTTATTGTCTTACTACAGCTTATTCAGCGATATTTCAGGCGGTTCCGACACTAGTTTTCTATTTCCTCTTTATTATTATAATCGTTCCAAGGCGCCGGGCGAATCGAAGGATAAGATGACGAAAATCGATTTTCTGATTCCGTTAGGTCTCTACTATAGAAGGAACGAAGATTTGAGTCGATTTTTCTTCCTCGGCTATTATTCCTCCTCGGACCCTGGGTCTACATATACGAACGTGTTGGGACTATTCTCTTCTTCCTCCGTAAAAACCCAATTTGCGACATTCTCGAAAACCAATTTATTTCCGTTCTATTTTTCCGATACCGCCGAATCGAACGAATCTGTTAGATCCAATACGCTAATTCCACTTTTGCTCAGCTCGAGCAGCTATCTACAGAAAGACGGTTCTTCCTCGACTTTCGAATTACTGACTCCGATCTACTATCGATATAGAGAATCCGATTTGTCGAAAAAGGACGCAGTAAGGACGGATGTCGTATTTCCACTGGCCTTGTATTTTTATAAAGATTCGGTCGAAACGACTAGGTTCGTCTTAGGGTATTATTCTAGCAAAACTAAGGATAGATCCTATTGGACTCTGTTCGGATTAGTTTCGTCCGAAATATCTAGTTCCGTTACCGGGCGGAGGGAATCCACGTCGATTTTTCCGTTCTACTTTTCCGAGGTCGAGAGGGAGAAGGAGGCGATCGTTCGTAATAAGACCATGGTTCCAATTCTATTTAGATACGATTCAAAACCGGATTCGTATTCGTTGAATATTCTTTTGCTCGGAAATAGAACTAAATCGCCCTCGGAATCATCTTTTGCATTATATCCGTTTTATTCGGACAGCGAGTCGAATATTGCAGGAATAAAGAGCAGAACGATTTGGGGACTTCCGTTTTATTTTGAAAGAACCGAGCAAACTTCAGGATCATGGGATTCTCTTTCGGTGAGTCCGATCGGTATTTTTTCGACAACCGGAAAGGGCGGCGATGTAAGAGAGGAAATCGCTACGAGTTTCTTTTTGCTACCTTTTCCGACATTGTATACTTCCACTTCTGAAAAGGAGACCTCCGCATTTTGGCTGGGGTTCTATTATAACCGTTTCGCTTCCGCAGCAGACGCCGAATCCAAGGAATTCAGTTTTTTTAAATTAATCTCCTATAATAGTTATAAAAGTACGAACGAGAATTCGACCGGTGTTTCTATTTTTCCGTTAATCTCTTTCGCCGGACAGGAATCGATTAGCGAAAAAGGAAAAAGAGATTCTACGAAGAATTATATATTTCCTTTATTTTATTATAACCGGGAATCTAAGCCTGCAGGAAATTCCTTCCATTTCAATCTAGCGGTACTTTTCGATCTTGCCAGAGATCCCGAGTCGGGTCATTCCCGATTTATTTTCGGACCGATCTATTCGATCACCGGATCCAATTCGAATTCTTGGGGAATATTTCCCTTAGTAATTCGCAATCGTCGTGCGGATTCCAGCTTTTGGTTCGCTTTCGGATCCTATTCGTATGTCGATAAGGGAATGGATCGTTGGGGATTTGCCGGAATACTGGACGTGAATCGAGAATTGGCGCTTCAAAGAAGAAATGTAAACGTCTTTTTAGGATTGTTTCACGGAGAATATGATGCA
- a CDS encoding DUF167 domain-containing protein: MRIEVRVKPNSKKPFIKKGEDLTWIVAVREPAIEGRANDAVLAAIAEEFGVSRRCVRLIHGEKGKKKLIEIVED; encoded by the coding sequence ATGCGTATCGAAGTAAGGGTCAAACCGAATTCCAAAAAACCCTTTATCAAAAAAGGGGAAGATCTGACCTGGATCGTCGCCGTCCGGGAACCCGCAATCGAGGGTAGGGCCAACGACGCGGTTCTTGCAGCTATCGCCGAAGAATTCGGAGTTTCCCGACGATGCGTGCGATTAATTCACGGTGAGAAAGGTAAAAAGAAACTCATCGAAATCGTTGAAGACTAA
- the murJ gene encoding murein biosynthesis integral membrane protein MurJ — translation MSKAATRSFALSFYTLLSRILGLFRDHFMAVSFGTGMIASAFSVAYRLPNMFRNLLAEGTLSQSFMPLYSEAGKEGEEAARRMSGAVLVFLALILFAFVLLVFSLSPIAIPLLVGGSKEYSTLVIELTYILFFLIVTASLSSIFMAISNVKNRFFVPSLSPIILNLSYLVVFLCIFPFLELDLLTKVRILCFAIIFGGVIQLSVQVWYVSKNGEGPILSWNYKHPAIKKIFKLMLPAALGGGFYQLGLLVDIFLANMVQNANPGLGAVVSLDYSQRLVQLPTGIIGVALATTTLPALLSALKEDRHSEVPGEMLGVLGFASFLTVPAALGMGILAGPILDSIYYGGRWDHVATETATMPLILYSVAVPFYSMNKVLISSFYAFQDTKTPLKVQALSLGLNLLLNLSLIYYLKHSAIALASAVTSISTWLFLSRSLMKHGIVFPWGGFVRKTLSLFLPLFLMSGILILYRYFLHDSLLLFLQSEGLGYANSSRISVLIAVLFSGGIFLGTSLLLGIDEIRLIAGKFRRKR, via the coding sequence TTGTCCAAAGCAGCCACTCGTAGCTTCGCTCTTTCTTTTTATACCTTACTTTCCCGAATTCTAGGTTTATTCAGGGACCATTTTATGGCAGTGTCGTTCGGGACAGGCATGATTGCGTCCGCCTTTTCGGTCGCATATAGATTGCCTAATATGTTCCGAAATCTTTTAGCTGAAGGAACTCTTTCGCAATCCTTTATGCCTCTTTATTCCGAAGCCGGTAAAGAGGGAGAAGAGGCCGCACGAAGAATGAGCGGAGCGGTTCTGGTTTTCTTAGCCTTGATATTATTCGCATTCGTTCTCCTGGTATTTTCGCTTTCTCCGATAGCTATTCCCTTATTGGTGGGAGGCTCCAAAGAATATTCGACTCTTGTAATAGAATTGACCTATATATTATTTTTTTTGATCGTTACGGCCAGCTTATCGTCGATCTTTATGGCGATCTCGAACGTCAAGAATCGTTTTTTTGTGCCTTCTCTTTCCCCGATTATATTAAATTTAAGTTATCTAGTCGTCTTTCTTTGCATCTTTCCTTTTTTAGAGTTGGATCTCCTGACGAAGGTTCGGATACTCTGCTTTGCCATCATATTCGGCGGAGTCATCCAATTGTCCGTTCAAGTTTGGTACGTCTCTAAAAACGGCGAAGGCCCGATACTGTCTTGGAACTACAAACACCCCGCCATAAAAAAGATCTTTAAACTTATGCTGCCTGCGGCATTAGGAGGAGGTTTTTATCAGCTTGGTTTGTTGGTGGATATCTTTCTCGCTAACATGGTTCAAAACGCGAATCCGGGTTTAGGCGCAGTGGTTAGTTTAGACTACTCTCAAAGGCTGGTTCAACTTCCGACCGGAATTATCGGCGTGGCCTTGGCTACAACTACTTTGCCGGCGCTACTTTCCGCATTGAAAGAAGACAGACATTCGGAAGTACCGGGAGAAATGCTGGGGGTTTTAGGATTTGCGTCTTTTCTTACTGTACCAGCAGCGCTTGGAATGGGAATCCTAGCCGGGCCGATCTTGGATTCAATTTATTACGGAGGAAGATGGGATCATGTCGCGACGGAAACCGCCACGATGCCTCTCATTCTATATTCAGTAGCTGTCCCATTTTACAGCATGAATAAAGTACTGATTTCCTCCTTTTACGCGTTTCAGGACACTAAGACTCCGTTGAAAGTTCAGGCTTTGTCCTTGGGGCTGAATTTGCTCCTGAATCTTTCTTTGATTTACTATTTAAAGCATTCCGCGATTGCATTAGCTTCCGCAGTGACTTCGATCTCCACTTGGCTCTTCTTATCCAGAAGCCTTATGAAGCACGGAATCGTCTTCCCATGGGGGGGCTTTGTTCGTAAGACTCTGAGTCTTTTTCTCCCTCTGTTTTTAATGAGCGGTATTCTAATTTTGTACAGATATTTCTTGCATGATTCTCTATTGCTTTTCCTGCAATCGGAAGGTCTCGGATATGCAAACTCTTCAAGAATTTCCGTTTTGATTGCGGTTCTCTTCTCCGGCGGAATTTTTCTGGGAACAAGCCTGCTTTTGGGCATCGATGAGATAAGATTAATCGCTGGTAAATTTCGAAGAAAACGCTAG